A single window of Channa argus isolate prfri chromosome 2, Channa argus male v1.0, whole genome shotgun sequence DNA harbors:
- the LOC137123047 gene encoding switch-associated protein 70-like produces the protein MWLRDELLKPIWHAFTALDVDHRGKVSKSQLKVLSHNLCTVMKIPLDPVALEEHFKDDDKGPLSNQGYMPYLNKFILDKIREDFDVLEFNKMCWTLCHKRNICCKRLLISDEDAFKVWCIFNFLSEDKYPLVIITEEIEYLLRKLMETMGSTWSEENIAGYRLQMNTKNCLTAWELIELLGMGYFFKGINHQTLSLGISEVFQELILDVLKQGYMMKKGHKRKNWTERWFVLQPSSLSYYVCEDLVEKRGNIILTPNCCVESLPDRDGKKCLFIIKCTDITFEISASDKKKKQEWTQAIQTCIQLLRLGLPSPHREARMRRRELRQRQQAEEGNLVERMRQLQVANEYKQRELEAMRKKMEEAAAHAALEEQRIKKTQSDLQDRYRLDLEREKMVRQQMEEQVAQKSSELEQYLQRVRELEDMYHRLEEALEDERQAKQDEEAMRKLQARLLEEEAAKRSELEQIHLQQQRALFQTHAEKQELVAEQLAKERDLQAARLQLERLEKERQGALEQYKEVSRNLERAANKTKTWKDKVAKHEGLVRLIQPGHKAPQMINNWGPASFSDAELEIRKKSWQESKNQGAQGQ, from the exons ATGTGGCTCCGAGACGAGCTTCTCAAGCCCATATGGCACGCGTTCACAGCCCTGGACGTGGATCATCGCGGAAAAGTGTCCAAATCTCAGTTAAAG GTGCTGTCTCACAACCTGTGCACAGTGATGAAGATCCCTCTTGACCCCGTTGCCCTCGAAGAGCATTTCAAAGATGATGACAAAGGGCCTCTGTCGAACCAGGGCTACATGCCTTATCTCAACAAGTTCATCCTTGACAAG ATACGGGAAGATTTTGATGTACTAGAATTCAACAAGATGTGCTGGACTCTGTGTCACAAGAGAAATATCTGCTGTAAACGTCTACTCATCTCAGATGAAGATGCTTTCAAAGTGTGGTGCATTTTCAATTTTCTGTCAGAGGACAAATACCCGCTAGTCATCATCACTGAAGAG ATTGAGTACCTTCTGCGTAAGCTGATGGAGACCATGGGGAGCACATGGAGTGAGGAGAACATTGCAGGTTACAGGCTGCAGATGAACACAAAGAACTGCCTGACTGCTTGGGAACTGATAGAACTGTTGGGAATGGGTTACTTCTTTAAGGGCATAAACCATCAGACCCTGAGCCTGGGCATCAGCGAGGTCTTCCAAGAACTCATCCTGGATGTGCTCAAGCAG GGATACATGATGAAAAAGGGCCACAAAAGGAAGAACTGGACCGAACGCTGGTTTGTCCTTCAACCCAGCTCGTTGTCATACTATGTCTGTGAAGATCTTgtggagaagagaggaaacatCATCCTGACTCCAAACTGCTGTGTGGAG TCCCTGccagatagagatgggaagaaATGCCTGTTTATTATCAAGTGCACTGATATAACCTTTGAGATTAGTGCGTCtgataaaaagaagaagcaggaaTGGACTCAAG CTATTCAAACATGCATCCAGCTGCTGAGGCTGGGGCTGCCGTCTCCTCACCGCGAGGCCCGGATGAGACGCAGGGAGCTCCGGCAGAGGCAGCAGGCAGAGGAGGGGAACTTGGTGGAGAGGATGAGGCAGCTCCAGGTGGCCAATGAGTACAAACAACGGGAGCTGGAAGCTATGAGGAAG AAAATGGAAGAGGCTGCAGCTCATGCAGCACTGGAGGAGCAAAGGATAAAAAAGACCCAGTCAGACCTACAGGATCGCTACAGACTGGAtctggaaagagagaaaatg GTGCGTCAGCAGATGGAGGAGCAGGTGGCGCAGAAGTCCAGCGAACTGGAGCAGTACCTGCAGCGCGTCCGGGAGCTGGAGGATATGTACCACCGGCTGGAGGAGGCCTTAGAGGACGAGAGGCAGGCCAAGCAGGATGAGGAGGCCATGCGCAAACTGCAGGCTAG gctgctggaggaggaggcagcaAAGCGTTCCGAGCTGGAGCAGATccacctgcagcagcagagggcGCTGTTTCAGACCCACGCTGAGAAGCAGGAGCTGGTGGCCGAGCAGCTTGCCAAGGAGAGAGATCTGCAGGCTGCCCGGCTGCAGCTGGAGAGACTGGAGAAGGAGCGCCAGGGAGCACTGGAGCAGTACAAG GAGGTGTCAAGGAATCTTGAACGAGCAGCCAACAAGACAAAGACTTGGAAGGACAAGGTGGCCAAACATGAGGGGTTGGTGCGTCTCATCCAGCCAG GCCATAAAGCACCTCAGATGATCAATAACTGGGGACCAGCATCATTCAGCGACGCCGAGCTGGAGATAAGGAAGAAATCGTGGCAGGAGAGTAAGAACCAGGGGGCCCAGGGTCAGTGA